One part of the Bacillus marinisedimentorum genome encodes these proteins:
- a CDS encoding helix-turn-helix domain-containing protein produces the protein MEAEKWGRRIRAFRKLKGYTQEEFAKKTGISLSIFGEIERGNRKPSPQTVLLISEKLGVPADELTPD, from the coding sequence ATGGAAGCAGAAAAATGGGGCCGCAGAATACGGGCTTTTCGAAAGCTGAAAGGCTATACACAGGAAGAGTTTGCAAAGAAAACCGGCATTTCCCTTTCCATATTTGGGGAAATAGAAAGAGGGAACCGCAAGCCTTCACCTCAAACGGTGCTTCTCATTTCGGAAAAACTTGGCGTGCCGGCAGACGAATTGACGCCTGATTAA
- the folK gene encoding 2-amino-4-hydroxy-6-hydroxymethyldihydropteridine diphosphokinase: MKKAAAYIALGSNVGDRAGFLQQALRKIDETEGITITGTSSIYETEPVGYTDQGRFLNMVIEAATDLNPFQLLDRLLQIEQKSGRTRDVRWGPRTLDLDILLYNQENIETERLIIPHPRMTGRAFVMIPLVEINPNVRIPAIEQSLPALIDELPDKEGVSIWKQKNGAAEYGLFES, translated from the coding sequence ATGAAAAAGGCAGCAGCTTATATCGCCCTCGGATCAAATGTCGGTGACCGTGCCGGTTTTTTACAGCAGGCTCTCAGAAAGATTGATGAAACAGAAGGCATCACCATTACAGGGACATCATCCATTTATGAAACCGAGCCGGTGGGATATACCGATCAGGGCCGTTTTCTGAATATGGTCATTGAAGCGGCAACCGATCTCAATCCGTTCCAATTATTGGACAGGCTTCTTCAAATCGAGCAGAAAAGCGGGCGGACGAGGGATGTGAGATGGGGCCCGCGCACATTAGACCTTGACATTTTACTCTATAACCAAGAAAATATTGAAACAGAGCGGTTGATCATTCCGCATCCGCGGATGACCGGCCGGGCTTTTGTAATGATTCCGTTAGTTGAGATCAATCCGAATGTCCGCATACCGGCTATTGAACAATCGTTGCCGGCATTGATCGATGAACTCCCGGATAAAGAAGGGGTAAGCATATGGAAGCAGAAAAATGGGGCCGCAGAATACGGGCTTTTCGAAAGCTGA
- the folP gene encoding dihydropteroate synthase, with protein MNVGQKKFNLAEKTLIMGIVNVTPDSFSDGGRYNELDRAVEHARKLAADGADILDIGGESTRPGHEKVSEEEELERVIPVIEAISSQVDVPISIDTYKAEVARQAIAAGADIINDVWGAKADPNMAKVMADAEVPVILMHNRENMDYSDILTDMMADLNESIGLVKKAGVKDSNIILDPGIGFAKTFEHNLLVMRRLDELKVLGYPLLLGTSRKRFIGTVLDLPTDERVEGTGATTCLGIQKGCSIVRVHDVKENARMAKMMDAMLGKPFSSHGS; from the coding sequence ATGAACGTTGGACAAAAGAAATTCAACCTTGCTGAAAAAACATTAATTATGGGGATCGTGAATGTGACACCGGACTCATTTTCGGATGGAGGCCGCTATAATGAACTAGACAGGGCTGTCGAACATGCCCGCAAGCTCGCAGCGGACGGAGCGGATATTCTTGATATCGGCGGGGAATCAACCAGACCGGGGCATGAGAAAGTATCCGAAGAAGAAGAACTGGAACGTGTGATTCCGGTAATCGAAGCTATTTCCAGCCAGGTCGATGTGCCGATTTCAATCGATACTTACAAAGCGGAAGTCGCCAGGCAAGCCATTGCCGCCGGTGCGGACATCATCAATGACGTTTGGGGAGCAAAAGCCGATCCAAACATGGCCAAAGTCATGGCGGACGCTGAGGTGCCCGTTATCTTGATGCATAACCGCGAAAATATGGATTACTCAGATATTTTGACGGATATGATGGCAGACTTAAATGAAAGTATCGGACTTGTAAAAAAAGCCGGCGTCAAAGACAGTAATATCATACTTGATCCCGGCATCGGATTTGCAAAAACATTCGAGCATAACTTGCTTGTAATGAGAAGGCTTGATGAACTCAAGGTGCTCGGCTATCCGCTCCTGCTCGGCACCTCGAGGAAACGATTTATCGGAACTGTCCTCGATCTTCCGACAGATGAGAGGGTGGAAGGAACCGGCGCGACAACATGCCTGGGCATCCAAAAAGGCTGCAGCATCGTCCGGGTCCATGATGTGAAAGAAAACGCGCGGATGGCTAAAATGATGGATGCGATGCTCGGAAAGCCGTTTTCTTCACACGGAAGCTGA
- the folB gene encoding dihydroneopterin aldolase, whose translation MDKIHVNRMSFYGYHGVFSEENKLGQRFYVDLVLEMDLTPASKTDDLTKTVNYADIYEKVKEIVEGPPRKLVETVAEEIAAAILGSFAPVQICTVKVIKPDPPINGHYDSVAIEMTRARQ comes from the coding sequence GTGGATAAAATTCATGTGAATCGGATGAGTTTTTACGGCTATCATGGCGTATTTTCCGAAGAAAACAAACTTGGCCAGCGCTTTTATGTCGACCTTGTGCTGGAAATGGATTTGACACCTGCCAGTAAAACCGATGACCTTACGAAAACCGTAAACTATGCCGACATATATGAAAAAGTGAAAGAGATCGTGGAAGGGCCGCCCCGCAAATTGGTCGAAACCGTTGCAGAGGAAATCGCCGCAGCAATCCTCGGTTCGTTTGCGCCTGTTCAAATTTGCACGGTGAAGGTCATCAAGCCCGACCCGCCGATTAATGGCCACTATGACTCGGTCGCAATCGAAATGACGAGGGCTCGGCAATGA
- the dusB gene encoding tRNA dihydrouridine synthase DusB, protein MFKIGDIELKNRVVLAPMAGVCNSAFRLTVKEFGAGLVCAEMVSDKGILFNNEKTMNMLYIDEREKPLSLQIFGGEKDTLVEAAKFVDKNTTADIIDINMGCPVPKITKCDAGAKWLLQPEKIYELVSAVVDAVDKPVTVKMRMGWDDKTIYAIENARAVERAGGKAVSLHGRTRVQMYEGHANWDILKDVKEAVSIPVIGNGDVQTPQDAKRMLDMTGVDGVMIGRAALGNPWMIYRTVKFLETGELIGEPTAREKIDVCILHMDRLIDLKNEHVAVMEMRKHAAWYLKGLRGNAKVRNKINECSTREEIVGLLNGYVEKIEAEQADIQAG, encoded by the coding sequence ATGTTCAAAATCGGCGATATCGAACTGAAAAACCGTGTTGTGCTCGCACCCATGGCGGGTGTATGCAACTCGGCATTCCGCCTGACCGTCAAAGAGTTCGGGGCAGGACTTGTCTGTGCCGAAATGGTGAGTGACAAAGGAATTCTGTTCAATAACGAAAAAACGATGAACATGCTATATATAGATGAACGGGAAAAACCGCTGAGCCTGCAAATTTTCGGCGGGGAAAAAGACACACTTGTCGAGGCTGCCAAATTCGTGGATAAAAACACAACAGCCGATATTATCGATATAAACATGGGCTGCCCGGTCCCGAAAATCACAAAATGTGATGCCGGAGCGAAATGGCTCCTGCAGCCTGAAAAAATCTATGAACTCGTTTCCGCTGTTGTCGATGCAGTCGATAAGCCGGTTACGGTGAAAATGAGGATGGGCTGGGATGACAAGACGATCTATGCCATCGAAAACGCCCGGGCCGTTGAACGGGCAGGCGGGAAAGCTGTATCCCTTCATGGCCGTACACGCGTCCAGATGTATGAAGGACATGCCAACTGGGATATCCTGAAGGACGTCAAGGAAGCTGTCAGCATTCCGGTAATCGGAAATGGTGACGTCCAGACACCGCAGGATGCAAAGCGCATGCTCGATATGACCGGTGTCGACGGTGTCATGATCGGCAGAGCTGCACTGGGCAACCCGTGGATGATTTACCGTACCGTCAAGTTTCTTGAGACAGGAGAACTCATCGGCGAACCGACCGCCCGTGAAAAAATCGATGTGTGCATCCTTCATATGGACCGCTTAATCGATTTGAAGAACGAACATGTTGCCGTGATGGAAATGCGCAAACATGCAGCCTGGTATTTGAAAGGGCTGCGCGGCAATGCCAAAGTGCGCAACAAAATCAATGAATGCAGCACAAGGGAAGAAATCGTTGGCCTTCTGAACGGCTATGTTGAAAAGATTGAAGCAGAACAGGCGGACATCCAGGCTGGATAA